One genomic window of Ziziphus jujuba cultivar Dongzao chromosome 4, ASM3175591v1 includes the following:
- the LOC107416812 gene encoding membrane-associated progesterone-binding protein 4, which produces MALKLFATSSFVGIAVFVTLIAFLFTFYIKPQPQQRLFSAEELALYNGTDEGLPILLGILGSVFDVTKGKSHYGMGGGYNHFSGRDASRAFVSGNFTGDGLTDSLQGLSSTEVKSVVEWRDFYFRTYTFVGKLLGRYYDSDGNPTKYLKGAEAKARRGSQLLEKQKSEEAKQPSCNSRWSQDDGGEVWCDDGFPRLVQRPLEIALTGKMSKRCACFRQDQLDQPGLEVYEGCDYLAKTCRV; this is translated from the exons ATGGCGTTGAAGCTCTTCGCAACGTCGTCGTTTGTAGGAATTGCTGTTTTTGTTACTCTCATCGCCTTCCTCTTCACCTTTTATATTAAACCCCAACCTCAACAG AGATTGTTCAGTGCTGAAGAACTGGCTTTGTACAATGGAACTGATGAAGGCCTACCAATCCTCTTAGGAATTCTTGg ATCTGTCTTTGATGTAACAAAAGGAAAATCTCATTATGGCATGGGAGGGGGTTACAACCATTTTTCTGGAAG AGATGCTTCCCGTGCGTTTGTTTCAGGAAACTTTACAG GAGATGGCCTCACTGACTCATTGCAGGGATTATCCAGCACCGAG GTTAAGAGTGTTGTTGAATGGAGAGATTTCTACTTTCGGACCTACAC ATTTGTTGGTAAACTTTTGGGTCGCTACTATGATAGCGATGGAAATCCCACAAAATACTTGAAAGGAGCTGAAGCAAAGGCAAGAAGAGGTTCACAGCTTTTGGAGAAACAGAAGAGTGAAGAAGCTAAGCAACCTAGTTGCAATTCAAGATGGAGCCAGGATGATGGTGGAGAG GTCTGGTGTGATGATGGCTTCCCGAGGTTAGTTCAGAGGCCTCTAGAAATTGCATTGACTGGAAAGATGAGCAAGAGATGTGCCTGTTTTAGACAAGATCAACTTGACCAGCCAGGGTTGGAAGTCTACGAAGGATGTGATTACCTTGCCAAGACTTGCCGAGTATAG